The nucleotide window TTCATGTTAGTGAGCGTTACCCAAATATCCAAAATATGAATCAGCGTGAAAAACATAAAATAGCCAGAAATTATCTGAGTTATGGGGATGTTGAAAGTGCATGGAAATTATTGTTGTCGTAAAGTTTAAAATTAGAATAAGATTAAAATAGGAAATGGAAGTACAAGGAAGAATTAAAAAGATTGGAGAAACCCAGACATTTGGTTCAAATGGGTTTAGAAAAAGAGAAATAGTTATAGTTACTGAGGAACAATACCCCCAACCCTTAATGGTGGAATTTGTTCAAGATAAAACAGATTTACTGAATAATTACAGTGAAGGACAGACGGTGAAGGTCTCGATCAATTTAAGAGGTCGTGAGTGGCAAAGTCCTCAAGGAGAAATAAAGTATTTTAATTCTATACAAGGTTGGAGAATTGAGAGCCTTCAACCAGAGTCATCATCTCCAGATATGCCTCCAATTCCTCCAGCGGAAGCATTTGAACCTGCAGATGATATTAATGATGAAGATTACGACGATTTACCTTTTTAATGGAATCGCAAGAATGTAAAAATCCCAAAGAAAAACTTTGGGATTTTTGCTTTTTAAGGTTTCTGAACTATTAAAGTTTTAAAATCAATAACTTAATGTTTGTCCTTTCAGAAGATTTAATTTTTCCTAGGATTGAACTTGCCACTAACGATGGATTATTGGCAATTGGTGGTGATCTATCATCTGAAAGATTATTATTGGCTTATAAATCCGGAATATTTCCGTGGTATTCTGAGGGACAGCCAATCCTATGGTGGTCTCCGGATCCGCGGTTTGTTTTGTTTCCAAAAGACTTGAAAGTTTCCAAAAGCATGAAAAAAATATTGAGAAACGAAACTTTTAAAATTACTTATTGCCAACAATTTGAAAGGGTTATTGAAGCATGTGCCTCAATGCCAAGAAGAGGTCAGGAATCTACCTGGATTACTGTGGAAATGAAAAAAGCTTATTTAAGGCTATTTGGTTTGGGTATTGCCAAATCTGTAGAGGTGTGGAAGGATGGAGAATTAGTTGGAGGCCTTTACGGAGTGGATTTAGGTCATGTATTTTGCGGTGAAAGTATGTTCTCAAAGGTTAGTAATGCATCTAAGTATGGATTTATAAAGTTTGTCGAGAAATTAAAATGTAAGAATTATAAATTAATAGATTGTCAAGTTTTTACAGAACATTTGTCTAGCCTAGGCGCTGTGGAAATACCAAGGGAGGAATTTAGCAAAATCCTGAAATCTCATTAGAGTATTCTGAATCCAACCTTTAGGGAAAACTCTGGATTGAAAACAGGAGGTTTATAATTAAAACCCCCAACATTGATATTTTTATCTCCTCCAATTCTTAAACTAAGGCCAGTCCAAGGAGACAAATAGATTCTCTTGGAAAGATTCCATACATAACCAAAACTACCATTTAAAAGATAGCTTTTGTAATTGGCTCTTTCAAGATTTTCTTTAGATTGAATTTGTTCATTCCAGTAAACACCTCCTGCGCCAATCCAAAAGCCAGATTGGAATTCGTTGAAAAAATAATCTAGAATAATAGCTGTAGACTTTATTTGCTTATCAGTAAAATCATCATCTACCATAAATTCTGGCATATTTACTTTGGCAAAAAGACCTCTAATTCGAAACCTGTCAAATCCAATCCAACCTGCTCCCATATATCCTTCAAAAATGTATGGTAAAACGTCCAATTCTAACCCAGCGCTTATGTCCTTGTTTTGTCCGTGTGAAAGGCCTGAAACTAAAAGTAATAGAGTACATATTCCAATTTTATATGGTTTAAGTACTACATTCGATTTATCGATTATTGAACTAAACTTCATGGTACCTAAAACAATTTATTTCGTGATCGTTTACCATTCCTGTTGCCTGCATATGTGCATAAATAACTGTACTACCAACAAATTTGAAACCTCGCTTCTTTAAATCCTTGCTAATTGTATCACTTAATGGTGTTGTTGCGGGAGCGTTTTTATAATGTTCTAATTTATTTTTTATAGGATTTCCTTCAACAAAATCCCATATATAATTAGAAAATGATCCGAATTCCTCCTGAACTTTAATGAAAGCCTGGGCATTGGTAACGGTAGCATTGATTTTAAGTTTATTTCTTATTATTCCTGCGTCATTCAACAATTCAGCTATTTTA belongs to Aegicerativicinus sediminis and includes:
- a CDS encoding DUF3127 domain-containing protein; its protein translation is MEVQGRIKKIGETQTFGSNGFRKREIVIVTEEQYPQPLMVEFVQDKTDLLNNYSEGQTVKVSINLRGREWQSPQGEIKYFNSIQGWRIESLQPESSSPDMPPIPPAEAFEPADDINDEDYDDLPF
- a CDS encoding DNA-3-methyladenine glycosylase I → MQNLHRCGWCLGDPLYEAYHDLEWGVPVYDDATLFEFLILETFQAGLSWITILRKRENFRKAFDNFDYNLIASYSENKIAELLNDAGIIRNKLKINATVTNAQAFIKVQEEFGSFSNYIWDFVEGNPIKNKLEHYKNAPATTPLSDTISKDLKKRGFKFVGSTVIYAHMQATGMVNDHEINCFRYHEV
- the aat gene encoding leucyl/phenylalanyl-tRNA--protein transferase gives rise to the protein MFVLSEDLIFPRIELATNDGLLAIGGDLSSERLLLAYKSGIFPWYSEGQPILWWSPDPRFVLFPKDLKVSKSMKKILRNETFKITYCQQFERVIEACASMPRRGQESTWITVEMKKAYLRLFGLGIAKSVEVWKDGELVGGLYGVDLGHVFCGESMFSKVSNASKYGFIKFVEKLKCKNYKLIDCQVFTEHLSSLGAVEIPREEFSKILKSH